The DNA region GCAAGACCACCACCGTCTATCGCCTGCTCTCGGAGCTGAACGACGGCGTGCGTAAGATCGTCACCATCGAGGACCCAGTTGAACTCAATCTGCCGGGCGTGCTGCAGATGGGCGTGCGCGCGGACATCGAACTCGATTTCGCTGCGGGCCTGCGCTCCATCCTCCGCCAGGATCCAGACATTATATTCGTCGGCGAAATCCGCGACGCCGAGACGGCGCAAACGGCAGTGCAAGCTGCGCTAACCGGCCACCTCGTCATCTCCACGGTTCACACCAATTCTGCGCTCGCGGCCGCGGCGCGCCTGAATGATCTCGGCGTCGAGCCATTCCTACTCGCCGATGTGCTTCGCATGGTCATCGGCCAACGCCTCGTGCGCTGTGTCTGCACACAATGTGGGGCGCCCGAGCCCGAGGCCGACATCGAGCAAAAGGCCGAGCGCTTGCTTCCCGGCCCATTGCGCACAGGCGACGCGCGTTGGCGGCATGGAATTGGCTGCAGCACATGCGGTCGGTCTGGCTATCAGGGCCGCATCGGCGTCTTCGAAGCCGCGCGCGTCACGCCTGCACTTCAGCACGCAATCCGCAACCGCGAACCCGAGACTGTCTTGACAGCGCTGGCGCGGGAAGATGGCTTCTCGTCACTTCTCGAAAACGCTCTCGTAACGGCGCGCAAGGGGCAAACTACTTTTGTTGAGGCTCTGCGCGTCCTAGGGGGCGGCGCATGAGCGCGCGCCGCTTCGTCATTCGCGCAGTGGGCGCCAACGGCCGGGTGACAACGCAAGCCGTTGAAGCCCCCACGCGAGCCGATGCAATGCGCGATGCAATGCAAACTGGCCACACGATCCTTGATTTGCGCGAAGAAGCGCAAAGCACGCCCCGCCGCCGGCCGGTGACGCGCGAGCACGCCATTCTGATCCTAAAACAACTATCCGTTATGACTGGCGCCGGTGTTCGCTTACTCGACGCGATGGAAACACTTGCGGACTCGCTTACGGGTTCCGAGGCGGCAGCGCGCCTTAACGCGATCAACCAATCGCTGCGCCGCGGCGATCGGTTCGGCGACGCGTTGGAACAATCGCTGCCTATCTATCCGGCCTATGTGTACGGCCTCGTGCGCGCCGGTGAATCCAGCGGCAAACTCCCACGCGTCCTGACAGAGGCAGCACAACAGCTCGCCTTCGAACAACGCGTTGAGCGCGACATTCTGAACGCACTCACGTACCCCGTCTTCCTAGTGGTCAGCGGCGTCGCAAGCGTTGCATTTCTGCTTTACGCGGTCGTACCACGCTTCGCGACCATGCTGGAAAACTCGCGATCGATGCCAAATGGCCTTTCGCGGTTCGTACTAGATGCTGGCGTCGCCTTTCATGCAAATGCGGCAGCGATCCTGTTAAGCCTCGTGGGCCTGGCACTGGCGATCTCTGCGCTATCGCGCACGCAATCCTTCCGCGCGAACTTGCGCAGCCTCGCGCATGCCACGCCTGGTCTGCGCGCGTTGCTCGCAGCCCGCCAGGGCGCCACCTGGACCCGCGTGGCTGCACTCAGCCTCGATGCGGGCGTAGGAATTCTCGACGCCACATCACTTGCCGCCGGCGCACTTCCGGCTGGCACACATCGCCAAGCTGTACTGGCTGCGATCCCCGCGCTGCGCGCCGGCTCGGAGATCGACACCGCGTTTCGGGGCGCAGGGGCTATCGCCGAGATTGATGCGAGCTTGTTGCGGGCGGGGCAGCGTTCCGGCGCGCTTGCCCAAATGTTTCACACGATCGCCAATCGCCAGGAGGAGGCGCTTCGGGACGTGCTGAAGCGCCTGACGCTGATCGTCGAACCTGCGGCGATCGCCACCGTTGCGCTGATGGTGGGCGGCGTCGTACTCGCGCTCGCCTCGGCGCTGGTGGGCGTTTACGAAGCGATCGGCTAACGCATGATCGACACTCTGTCCGTCATCATACTCACGGTCGTAACGCTCCTGACTGCATGGGGCGCGCGGCGCGACCTTCGGATACCGCTCTGGACCACACTCAGCGCCTTTGCCGTAGCCCTGAGCTTGAGCATTCACGCGATCGGACCGGCGTTCGCCTCGCTCGGCGTGCTCATCTTGATCTGCTTGATGATCATCGAAACGGACAGACGTCACCACCTCATCCCCGACACATTCACGATTGCGCTCTTTGCGCTTGCCTTGGTCATGCCGTTTGATGATGACCTTCAAGCCCAAACACTCGGTGCAGTTGTCCTGGGCGCCCTCTTCTTGGCCACACGCTACGCATTCGCGGCGCGCGGCAGCGCCGAAGCGCTTGGCCTTGGCGACGTGAAGCTTGCGGCGGCCATCGGCGCGGTGCTCGGTCCTGTGCATGCCTTTTACGCGGTTTTCATCGCGGGGCTGGCGACGATTTTGGTTGTGGCGGTTCGAAACCGCGGCGGCGTGGTCTCTGTGGGCGCGCCGTTTGGCGTAGGCCTGGCCGCGGCGACCGCGGCTATCGCCGTCTTGCGTGCGCTCACCCTATGACGCGCCGTCGAGAATCCGGCTTCAGCACCCTGGAGGTAATTGCGGCTGTGGCGATCATCGCCGTAGCGCTCTTCCCGATCATGATGTTGCAGACGCAGCTTGCACGCAGCCAAGCGCGCTTGGACGCATCGCACGAACAATCCACGAGCGCCCAAAATGCACTGGCGCTACTCCGCGACCTCAACCCGATGTCCACGCCAGCCGGACGGCGGCGGCTCGATGCGCGCACGGAGCTCGCTTGGTCCAGCACACCGATCTCGGGCGTGAGCCAGACGGTCAATCCGACAGGGTTTGAGGTTCAACTCTATCGCGTGACTGGCGCAATAGAACGGGACAGTCTCCCGCTAACGACGGTTGAGATTGACCTTATTGGCTGGCGCGCGGCGCGAGACCCATAATGGGCCAAAACACAATGAGGCGGCGGAATAATACTTTGGCCAGATCGTAGTCTCTCACCGTCGAGATTGAGTCATCGGCGCAACAGGCGGAGGCGCACGTGCCGCGTGCCAACACGACGCGCAAACTGTCCGCGCGGCCTATTATAGCACGTCCTGTCGTCGGGACCCGCCCGGATCCACCACCCCAGCGTGCATCGCCAGCTGCATCCGCATTAAGCGCGGTCATCGCGTCGTTGCTGCTGTGGGCCGGCTTGATTTGGACAGCCGAGAAAATCCTCGGGATGATTATTGGCTGACGAGCGCCCGGAGGCGTTCGTCAATCACGCCCTGATCGGCGCCATAGGCAATGACATCCGCCACACGCGCATCCCGACCGACCAGGAAAACGGTCGCCGTGTGATCCATTGTGTAATCCCCAGATTCCAACGGCACACGCGCGGCAGATACATCAAACGCCTCGCGTAGCCTCGCGAGCGCTTCCTGACTACCCGTGAAGCCCGTCACCTTTGGTCCAAAGCCAGCGAAATATTGCGCCATGCGTTCGGGTGTATCGCGATCAGGGTCCACGGTGACAAAGTCGAT from Vitreimonas flagellata includes:
- a CDS encoding type II secretion system F family protein yields the protein MSARRFVIRAVGANGRVTTQAVEAPTRADAMRDAMQTGHTILDLREEAQSTPRRRPVTREHAILILKQLSVMTGAGVRLLDAMETLADSLTGSEAAARLNAINQSLRRGDRFGDALEQSLPIYPAYVYGLVRAGESSGKLPRVLTEAAQQLAFEQRVERDILNALTYPVFLVVSGVASVAFLLYAVVPRFATMLENSRSMPNGLSRFVLDAGVAFHANAAAILLSLVGLALAISALSRTQSFRANLRSLAHATPGLRALLAARQGATWTRVAALSLDAGVGILDATSLAAGALPAGTHRQAVLAAIPALRAGSEIDTAFRGAGAIAEIDASLLRAGQRSGALAQMFHTIANRQEEALRDVLKRLTLIVEPAAIATVALMVGGVVLALASALVGVYEAIG
- a CDS encoding SCO family protein is translated as MTIGGERFTRRLVLASGAASLVGVSACAPAAPNEFANLGRGLDDVTLTSSAGASVRWGELAGAPRALFFGFTRCPVICPVTIYELTASADRIGEPVADLRIDFVTVDPDRDTPERMAQYFAGFGPKVTGFTGSQEALARLREAFDVSAARVPLESGDYTMDHTATVFLVGRDARVADVIAYGADQGVIDERLRALVSQ
- a CDS encoding A24 family peptidase codes for the protein MIDTLSVIILTVVTLLTAWGARRDLRIPLWTTLSAFAVALSLSIHAIGPAFASLGVLILICLMIIETDRRHHLIPDTFTIALFALALVMPFDDDLQAQTLGAVVLGALFLATRYAFAARGSAEALGLGDVKLAAAIGAVLGPVHAFYAVFIAGLATILVVAVRNRGGVVSVGAPFGVGLAAATAAIAVLRALTL